The genomic DNA gaggctgttgtagcaattaaatttgttgcccgagatgtgttgttgtgtattccCTTGTAAACTTTTAtacgtattcatgtaattgagtgtaagcgatattgagcattagatgtatttaattgttataatcatcatagtgtgataaatgattgtgagatggtTATTTAgatatggcttagttggccaAGATGAGTTTtcggaccaagtaaagatcagcaaggtacgttctcataaatccccaatactcagcgaagtgtttgtatgctagcttgtgcctgggtcacctctggcttgctatggggcgagctgaagagaggtgaagctcactcgggtttcgggtctcagtccgctgtgtcttcttgattgagttaggaccgattcctgagtggagcaaagggaaggacgaagcctagttcccacctagggcgtttctcttgaaacatagtccaacccttcagttgtggtttgataggtgagtaatctggtcgattatttaccagtggcacccataagtgggagcgggtcgttacactttCGGCAGGTAAATGGTATGGTTGGGATCGACTCAGcaagggcttgaagggggtgtaCTCGGCTTCGCCATCGGAGCCGTCGCTGACGGTTGGAAATCGGGGAAGatggtggcgcgtgagctgcacgcgccacacTTCACGCGCTGGGCGTGTGAGGGCACGTGAGaagggctattttggtaatttttcttccagtatttttctttaattattttagaaattattgtgttgaaatattttggaaaatgtctgaggagataattatttttgaattatcgaggtgaaaaataggagaaaaatagaggaaattatggaaaaattgaggaaaatggattttaatgtttccttaattgaatatggtgtttaggaagtattgtggctcgaggttgagtgtaAGTTCAAGTGATTGCGacttggcacgcaaatcgaggcagtgcACGGGGATCTAGGCGAtccgaatacgttcgaggtgagtggtttgactctagttttacctttgttttgaatatgtcttggtgtgagttcaggtgaatgagtgacacggtagggcactcgagaccagaactcgaaatgctatgcttatgcgttttattatatatggcatcatttacatattaatcatgtggtatattgcatcaactgtttttacttgcaaaagagtcagtgcatggcgtgtgattttcatatcatcggggtattgattttcatgtcgttattgggtccatatgggacgggatggggtcttcttgagaatgggacaaggttaatcctggtaaacgagtgacacggtagggcactcgagagattaagtatgtcgcggcaaggtcaaccccaacggtgtatggaatggattttccacgggaggttgagtatgtcagggagatttctcaaggtaGACATGTTTGCATGTGTCGtttgtctgtgtatgccatgctcgtatgtttttcattcattatgtaaactgtttcatgccgtcacttagatgttttgtcatctaacctgggttatgcccctggaacgttcaatgttccagtcagggactgtTGCGAGGACAAGGACATGGCCGGTGGAAGGTCAacggtgcttagattgatagtcgttgtaaatTGTGGGGTTTGGTATGTATTCCAGCGTGTGTATAAATAGTTGTACGATaacattgttatcatttggttatctgtAATATGTATTTCGTTATGGAAATATTATGTAAGAAtcacggtgtttgatgttaatgtatccgctgcgttatgatatctctcgtttagttgttaagattattgatcttgttaagttaaacgggcaagactggggctTTTGGgatcttgtgtgtgcatgtgaaggttgttcatgaagcactGCGTGTGatgatgttaaataaaaaaaaaaaaaagattcccaaaaatacccttatagtgacacgcccggcgaggcagggtgttacaaccatgaccgagtggggggccacccgatcatgcattcttttgcccttttccttggctcggttttgagtggttcccatatcTCAACTTCAAGCCCGATTTACACCTTTATTAAgcttgaatctctcaaaacacaaaacataaaagttgtagataattcacTTATCTTTCCAcaggactttgaatcagctcaatcggagctcgtatgagaaagttatggccgaaaaactaaggaagtgtcgtacccacttggcataaccgagtggggtcatgaaaagttGTGGGAAATTGATCTCCCCATGACCAAGTGAGGGGCCACTTGGTCATGaacgagtggggggccactcgttcatgccttctttttggcttttgtcttggttcagatccatcttccttcaatacttgactccgAGCTTTGATAGTGCAGGTGCATCAATTTCATGCccaatttacaccttgattcagctcgaatctcttaaaactcaaaacatgaaagttgtagataattctcttatctttccataggactttgaatcagatcaatcagagctcatatgagaaagttataattgagaaaccaaagtagtgtcgtacccacttggcataatcgagtggcccctccccacttggtctctactcgacctcttgctccttcggcttaTTTCCTTGACCTCCTATaacccgttgggcctttgggcttcatgtccatgtctcacaacgtttttaggtcttgtaatactcaaagtttgcagggcatatcaattgcttcCTACTCTTTTAGCTGGAAGGTTCgggtgaaagagtatcttgtcctgtaaacttttgaacattacttcACTTTTAGCTgtttcatcttctacacatcctctcgAGCTTGTTGCACATcgtacttttaaatttttgggctctagtgattttcaatgaggtagatatactagtaagttcGCTTTCCATAGATGTCTAACTGTGCACcgaacaatgagtttgattctacTCCCAGTTATGGTGTTGTGCATAGGACAGTAAATTtgcactttcttttcccttgttgtcggGCAATGACCAGGACAATgggtttgagttcatttttccctcgttgccgggctatgagcaggacaacaggcttgaatatacttttacctCCTTGTcgggccatgagcggggcaatgggtttgaatgtacttttacctcgttgccgggccatgagtagggcaatgggtttgaatgtacttttacctcgttgccgggctataagcgggacaatgggtttaaatgtacttttacctcattgccaggcTGTGagtggggcaatgggtttgaatgtacttttacctcgttatcaggctataagcgggacaatgggcttgagtttatttttccctcgttgtcgggctgtgagcagggcaacgggcttgagtttgtttttccctcattgccgggccatgagcggggcaatgggttgaatgtacttttaccttgtTGCCGGACTATAAGcgagacaacgggcttgaatgtacttttacctcgttgtcgggctgtgagcggggcaatgggtttgaatgtacttttacctcgttgtcgggctataagcgggacaacaggCTTGAGTTTagttttccctcgttgccgggccgtgagcgaggcaacgggcttgagtttattttttcctcgttgccgggccgtgagcggggcaacgggcttgagtttatttttccctcgttgccgggccgtgaacggggcaacgggcttgagtttatttttccctcgttgccgggccgtgagcagggcaacgggcttgggtttatttttcccttgttgtcgggccgtgagcggggcaacgggcttgagtttatttttccctcgttgctgggccatgagcgaggcaacgggcttgagtttatttttccctcgttgctgggccgtgagcgaggcaacgggcttgagtttatttttccctcgttgctggGCCGTGAGAGAAGCAACgagcttgagtttatttttccctcgttgccgggccgtgagcggggcaatgggcttgagtttatttttccctcgttgccgggccgtgagcgagGCAATgagcttgagtttatttttccctcgttgctgggccgtgagcagggcaacgagcttgagtgtacttttaccttgttgccgggctaaaagcgggacaacgggcttgagtttatttttccctcgttgtcgggccgtgagcgaggcaacgggcttgagtttatttttccctcgttgccgggccgtgagtgaggcaacgggcttgagtttattttttcctctttgCTGGCCCGtgagcagggcaacgggcttgagtttatttttccctcgttgccgggccgtgaacagggcaacgggcttgagtttatttttccctcgttgctgggccgtgagcggggcaacgggcttgagtttatttttccctcattgccgagccgtgagcagggcaacggggttgagtttatttttccctctttgCCGAGCCgtgagcgggacaatgggcttgagttgATTTTTCCTGTAAGCAGAgcatagcaaacaaactttcacaAAGCAATCTGTGATGAAAACgcttacattttttgaaataagtgagtacatccactgtttcattttaggtcttattgttgcctctgaGCATGAAATGTTTAGTTTCTCGTTCTTTAACATAAGCTCTCTTCAATGTGTCTGAATTTTGCTCCCAGTTTTCTCTTTGATGGCATTAATGGTGGATGACTGTGTTCTTATAAGGGCATGTCCTTTCGTGGCTTGTCTTGATGGAATATGAGGAGTCCCCTGCCATAGTTTCACCGACCGAGATGACATGTATGGGCTCATGAGCTGGTTCATTGTCTAGAGGTGGATTCTCTCTAtaatcccttcctctctcttgacaTCTCTAATTTGATCTCCCCCGCTCATCTtgtctatcttctcctcttcgAGGCTCACTATCTTTGACCTGTACGTACCTTTGAAGATGTCCTTCACGaactagcatctcaatctgatctctTAACTCCCGACACTAGTTAGTACAATGACCACGGGTTctgtgatatctacaatattcttctctattcttccccatgggatggtcaaccttttttgcgagtctaatgagacctgaccCTTCGATGGCTGCAAGCATGGTTGACTGAGGTTGGAGAAGTTTGGTGTAATAGTGGAACTGAGGCTGAGGTATATCTGATCCCCTAACCTGCTTGGAGTCCTCTTCAACATtgctttccttccttttttgttctctaccctcattcccacctacagctctcataacttccgtatggagcacgtatttatttgTTCTAGTAAACAAATCTTCTAGGGAagttggtgggtccaaagataatgattcttgtaagGGGGTTAGTCgtgttccgtgtaacatagcagacactgccattgcaattggtaaatcatgaacttcgagggtggcgttccgaaatctatccacatactgacgcagagtttctttgttcccctgtcgaatgctgagcaagtatgtggcgtccttttttcttcgactattaatcataaatgccttaacaaatttCGTTTTGAGCTgaccgaatgaagagataaaggcctcaggtaaactgttgaaccataTCCGGGCATGCCCTGATAGAGTTAAGGAGAAagctcggcacattatgtcatcatcccatccgtgcaatatcatcaacgactcatagctttgaatgtgatcatagggatcgtccttgccggaatagggggtgatttgaggcatcttgaattttctaggcGGTGGCTTATCCAATAAATCTGTAGTAAATGGACATTTTCTGCGTTGTTGCTCCTCTGtggctgggatcaatttctttcgttcaagtacttcttcaactacccttttcatgtcatctcgtaTACTTGCTGCTGTTTGGTTACCATGTCTTGTTGACGTGCCGACCccagtttcatggtatctccgTCTTTGGGCGCTTCTAGCCCTGTTTTCCTTTTGTGGGCTCTCATTTCTTCGGGGCTTGGCGTGAAGACTtttccttggtggtggtgatctagCTTCCCGACAAGGAGTGGATCGGGAATGAGAATTGGGAGTGTCCTCTCGATAGAAATCAGCTCCCACCTCGGGCTGAGGCTCAggtggtggcataaactttttcaaggtatcGGGAAATGTCCCTCtaggcatcataccttggagtataccagccatgtctcaaagtgcctgcatgccctcaacgtgttgttgtctcaatgcttcatactcttcccacgggacgATACATGGTGGTTGTCGTGAAGTCCCAGCTTGATTAGTAGGAAGTGGCCCTAAGCCGATGTTAAGTGAATGTGGGATTGATTGGTTCCCCACTTGCTAGCTGGGGGAAACGGAGCAATCACCTCCTTGtggttgagcattatgagggggaAGAGGtgtgatagagcgcatattttcatattatttagccctcatatttagtctttttgcacgttagttgtatcattttattcatcttgatttgttttattttattttataggaattgggcttcacactattttatcttattttggacagattagggcttcctgggtcatgagaaattttgatggcaagaagggaaacaaggaaattggagacaaagaagcaaccaaTGTGCTGATAGATTTGACCTCCtatgcttctttcaagtttttgacCAAGTtacaatcccagaacgtgaatgatgtcttcagagatattgtataggacttcttgggctttctttAATGGTATtgtttgtccaaatccaagttcgtttgggcctccaaacagtgcttcaaagtcgggaccaaaaagttgggtcaaattaggaaagctgcacagatgctgaatctttaaaaggccataacttgggcgtccgatatccaaatcaagtgatttaaaatcccaaattcatatactcttcctgatatacaattTTAATGAAGGGGAAGAATCCTAAAatgcacgttatcctattcgaaatcggatgtgaagttgcggtaacttagggtttcctccctaagctctatttaagcacattaagtggctgATTTTGGgtgtggccgattttgggagaattctcaagatttcaaccaagaagatggaaggctaattcgcttgtgattcgctacattctcgtacctcttgcccggtttgagtctcggtcatattgttgaatccgatttggaactcgattttcatgttttaattgatgattctgtttcttttccttctctaagtttatgtatgtttcttttatgcgattgtgtgaatgcatgcatgatctttggatggttttaattaacgtactcggttgaggctttgattagaaagaaacggtatatttgtatgagcgattgctcgattggatttaatcttttacggttgtagaagagtttttcaaatcaaaagaaaatcaaaccaaaacagattgttttcataaatgagacgaggattaccgtggtaaggaggtagggtttgtagcgggttacgttttacttcatcgttgtttcattcttgaacgtttatatttcggttttcatcacaacccccctcgtttagtcttgttttgacagatccgtttgaggttcgttgggagacgactttgggttgcacccttattgcaaatccgaatctatatttcatctaatctatcgttgttcgacagcaccgatcagattttggcgccgttgccggggaccCGTCAAACTGTTCTGCCATAACAAgatttgttttctgtctttctttttctttttagttctctttcattctttattgctttcttttgttgcttcttCATATCTTGTTCTttggtttctcttttcttttatttccttgttgattctttgtgttttccttgttcattctttgtgtttttcttttcggtttgcttgttttttgttttttttgccataaacaGGACTGTTCACTGCCGACGACTATCTCGGAATgccctgatttttggtgtccaaaggaatGGGGTTGTGGGGAGAAATAGTCACTTCTATGCAGTGAGGAGGGcgttttttggccaaattccaatgtttagaccactttttgggccattttgtgttttcttggtgtgtttatgtgatttttccttgtgtgttttgttttgtttttgttcttgttgatatTTAATGCATGACCAGATCATCTAAGGGTGACCTAATTGATTTAGATCCAGAAATTGATAGAACCCTTAGGCGATAAGCAAGAGAACTTAGATCTCAAGATAGGGCAGTGACTAATAGTATCTTTCCCATTGTTTCTGATACTGTGTTTGAGTTTCAACCTAAATTGATCAATATGGCCACCTATGAAAACAATGGCAATGAGAATAGGAATAATGGGAATAATGCTAACAGAAGTATTAGAGAATTGGCTGCCCATGATGTGCATTATCAACCCTTGTGTATTCAGTATCCCTAATTGGAGGCAAACTTTGAACTAAAATCTGGATTGATACATTTGCTTCctaagtttcatggtcttgtaGGTGAagatccacacaagcatctgaaGGAGTTTCATGTGGTATGCTCCACCATGAGGCCGCAAGGGGTTGATGAAGAACAAATCAAGCTAAGGGCATTCCTTTTCTCTCTTGATGGAGCCGCCAAAGACTGGCTGTATTACTTGCCACCTGCTGCCATTACCAATTGGGATGGCCTGAGGAGAATATTTTTGGAGAAGTTCTTCCCTGCTTCCAGAACAGCAGCCATCCGGAAGGACATTTGTGGCATTCGACAGATAGATGGAGAAAGCTTGCATGAGTATTGGGAAAGATTCAAGAAGCTGTGTGCTAGTTGTCCTCatcatcagataagtgaccagcttctcattcaatatttttattaaggCTTGCTCCCCATGGATAGGTACTTAGTGGATGCTGCATCTGGAGGAGCCTTAGTGGAAAAGACACCAGCTGCAGCCCGAGACTTAATTTCAAAGATGGCTCAAAATGCACAACAATTTGGTACCAGGTTGAACACTCCCATGAAGCCTGTCAATGAGGTTGGTTTTGCTGCACCTATGGACCAAAGGAGAATAGAAAATAGGCTGGAGGAACTAACTTCAATGGTTCGCCAGTTAGCCCTTGATCGAAATCAGCCCCAACAGGTATGTGGCATTTGTTCATTATCTTCACATGTAACTGATCAGTGCCCACAATTGCAGGATAACACAGAATCATGCAATGGAATCTTCcctggtagaccattccagcaGCACAATCAACCTTTCCAGCAGCAGCCACAACATaagtatgatccatactcagccacATATAATCCTGGATGGAGGGATCACCCAAATTTCAGATATGGAGGGTCTTCAAACCAGTCATTCCACCAGTATCCATACCAGAATCACAACTTGCAGCAGCAACAATTTCAGCAGCCACAAAGAGTAAATCATCCTCAAGGTCCAAGTTCCAGCAACCATGCCCCACCAAGgcccaagtcagaacctagcttggatgatcttgttaagcaactagcagccaatacactccaattccagcaaaaaatagaaaccacaattcaaaatttggagacacaaATTGGGCAGCTAGcaacaaacatcaatgagttaaggagtcaaggttcggggcaacttccttcacaaccagttgccaatccgaggggtaatgttagtgccatcatgcttcgaagtgggaaagaagtgatcatcccaacccctccaccatcatcaaacatgaagcagcatgtagagggtagcaatgAGCAGCAGCCCTCCTcaatccaagaagccaagcatcccaactccagctatcaagaacaaggagagtcttccaacaactAGCCCCTACCATTTCCACATCGAGCAacataaaacaagaaaagagtaGAGGCCGAattagataaagagattctggagacattccagaaagtggaagtcaatatacccctccttgaagccatcagacagatccccaagtatgcaaaatttctcaaagatttgtgtactcacaagaggaagcttaaggggaatgagaaggtcaaccttgggaggaatgtttcagctctcatacaaccttccatgccaaggaagtgcaaagatccagggacgttttccattccttgtactataagagacatgcaatttagtaaTGCTttgctagatttaggtgcatccattaatgtcatgcctaactctatctatgcttcattatagtgtggtcctttgaagccaataggagtggttgtccagctAGCCAACCACAACACAGCCTACCCATTTGGAGTCTTGGAGGATGTcttggttaaggttaaggattgtatcttccctgctgatttttatgttttaaatatggaagatgacAATTTACATGAGCATGCACCTCTTATATTAGGTAggctatttttgaaaactgcaaagactatcatcaatgtgcatgagggtacactttccatggaatttgctggtagcaccattcattttaacatacttgatgccatgaaatgtcCCCCTGAAGATCATTCCATCTTGCAAGTtaacttgattcaattgttggttGATGAAGCATGCACTAAGTCTTATGATTTGATTGATGCATTCCCCACTATTCATGACCTTCCAGATTCCTTCATCTGTCCTGATTGTAGTAATGAGAGTGATCCATGTGATGCATGTTCTGAGATTGCTGCATTTCTAGATAATCATGATTCTGATATTCAAATTGAGCATGCACAATCTGATTCTTATACTTCTCATGGGGAGGATAGTGTTTCTGCTAACCATGTTGAACAGGTAGACAGTACCCTTGAGATAAAGGCAAGCGGGTTAGTCCCTTCATTGCAGCAGCCACCATCCCTTGAGTGCAAGCCTTTGCCCGAGCATCTCAAGTATGCCTTCTTGGAGGATGgcgagaagctgccagtcatcatcgCCAATAACTTGCAACCTGACCAAGAGAAAAGGTTATTGGATGTGCTGAAGAGGAACAAGCAGGCCATCGGCTGGACATTGGCAGACATACCTGGGATTAGCCCTTCCATATGCATGCATAGGATTCATCTAGATGAAGGAGCTAAACCTGTGAGACAGCCCCAAAGGAGACTCAACCCCACCATCTTGGATGTGGtaaagaaagaggtaagtaaacTACTCTCAGTTGGTATCATTTATCCTATCTCTGATAGCCAGTGGGTGAGTCCAATGCAGGTAGTTCCCAAGAAGACGGGCATCACAGTGGTGCCTAATGAGAAGAATGAGCTTGTTCCGATGCGAGTACAAAATAGTTGGAGAGTGTGCATTGATTACAGGAGACTCAACCTCGCCACGAAGAAGGATCACTTCTCTCTCCCATTTATTGACCAAATGTTGGAGCGGCTGGcaggtaagtcacactattgttttcttgatggcTTCTCTGgatattttcagatttgcatagcaccgGAGGATCAGGAAAAGACCACTTTCACCTGCGCCTTCGGCACATTTGCCTATAGgaggatgccatttggtcttTGCAAGGCTCCAGGTACATTTCAAAGGTGCATGGTAAGTATCTTCTCCGACCTTCTTGAGCATTACATGGAGGTGTTCATGGACGATTTCTCTGTGTATGGGACCTCCTTTGATGactgcttggttagcttgggtaaaGTTTTGGAAAGGTGTGTTGAGAAAAACCttgttttgaattatgaaaaatgtcacttcatggttgAGCAGGGCATAGTCTTAGGTCATGTGATCTCCAAACAAGGTATAGCAGTCGATAGTGCCAAGGTGGATGTCATTGCTTCTTTACCTTACCCCGCGTCTGTGCGGGAAGTTTgctctttccttggccatgcagggttttacaggaggttcatccaAGACTTCAGTAAGATTGCAATTCCATTATCCCACCTCTTCCAAAAGGATGTGGATTTCAAGTTTGATGAACAATGCAAGCGAGCCTTCGAGGAACTTAAGAGGTGATTGACTTCTCCACCGATCATCCAGCCACCCAactgggagttgcccttcgagctcatgtgtgatgcttccaaCTTTGCAGTAGGCGCCGTTCTCTCTCAGCGAATGAATAAGAAGTCGCATGTCATTGCCTACGCCTCATGTACCCTGGACAGTGCTCAAGCCAATTACACCACGACTGAAAAAGAGCTCTTAGCCATTGtctttgctttagataaatttcgatCATACTTATTGGGATCTAAAGTTATTGTGTTTTCTGATCATGCAGCCCTAAAGTTCCTTCTGAAGAAGCCCGATGCAAAACCTAGGCTTATCCGGTAGATGCTGCTACTCCAGGAATTTGATATTGAGATCAAAGACAAAAGTGGAGCTGAAAACTTGGTCGCCGACCACCTAAGCCGGATACCTGCTTCTCCTGACTCGTCTGACATGGATCATCCCCCTATCAGAGATAGTTTTCTAGATGAGTTACTTTATCACTTACATGGTACTGaaccttggtatgctgacatgGTAAACtttttagttgcttctgaattacctgcacaTTTTAAGAAagcacaattaaataaatttaagagcgAAGCTAAGTACTATGTATGGGATGATCCATATTTGTGGCGCTTGTGTAGTGACCAAGTCCTTAGGAGGTGTGTCCCTGATCATGAATTTGCATCTGTCCTACATTTCTGTCACACTCTTTCCTGTGGTGGTCATTTTGGTCCGCAACGTACTGCCAGAAAGGTCTTAGATGCTGGGTtatattggccatcccttttCAGAGATGCATATGGATTCTGTAAGAACTgtacacgttgccaacacacaggttCAATTTCACGcagaaatgaaatgcctcagaaacctttattattttgtgagatattTGATGTatggggcattgatttcatgggtcctTTTCCTGTCTCTTTTGGTATTGTGTACATTCTtttggctgtggattatgtttcaaaatgggtggaagctaaagccacctggactgatgattcttctgtggttgtagattttgttagatctcatattttctgcaggtttggcattccaagggccatcatcagtgatcaaggatcccacttctgCAACAGAAAGATGCAATCCATGCTCCGAAAGTATAgagttttacataaagtggcgacgccctaccatccacagaccaatggacaggctgaggtttcaaacagagagatcaagcagattctagagaagacagtccagcccaacaggaaagactggagccaaAGGttagaagatgcactttgggcctaccgcacggcctacaagaCCCTGATCGGCATGTCCCCATATCGACtggtctttggaaaagcatgtcatctgccggtagagatcgagcataaggcctattgggcggtgaagcaatgcaacatGGACATGAAAGAAGCTGGTTCCCAGCAGAAGCTTCAATTGCAAGAACTTGAGGAATTTAGGTTAGAGGCATATGAGAACTCCAGGATCTACAAGGAAAAGGCCAAAGCTGCACACGACAAATTGATTGCCAAGAAGGAGTTCAACGTTGGCAATAAAGTCCTCCTCTACAATTCACGCCTAAAGCTGATGCCTGGTAAGTTGCATTCTAGATGGGTTGGTCCTTTTatggttactcatgtttttccctaTTGCGCAGTTGAGATCATGGACGAGTCGACTATGAAgaaattcacagtgaacgggcagtggcttaagccattctataAGAGCTTTCAAGA from Diospyros lotus cultivar Yz01 chromosome 4, ASM1463336v1, whole genome shotgun sequence includes the following:
- the LOC127799754 gene encoding uncharacterized protein LOC127799754, encoding MATYENNGNENRNNGNNANRSIRELAAHDVHYQPLCEDPHKHLKEFHVVCSTMRPQGVDEEQIKLRAFLFSLDGAAKDWLYYLPPAAITNWDGLRRIFLEKFFPASRTAAIRKDICGIRQIDGESLHEYWERFKKLYLVDAASGGALVEKTPAAARDLISKMAQNAQQFGTRLNTPMKPVNEVGFAAPMDQRRIENRLEELTSMVRQLALDRNQPQQDNTESCNGIFPGRPFQQHNQPFQQQPQHKYDPYSATYNPGWRDHPNFRYGGSSNQSFHQYPYQNHNLQQQQFQQPQRVNHPQACTKSYDLIDAFPTIHDLPDSFICPDCSNESDPCDACSEIAAFLDNHDSDIQIEHAQSDSYTSHGEDSVSANHVEQVDSTLEIKASGLVPSLQQPPSLECKPLPEHLKYAFLEDGEKLPVIIANNLQPDQEKRLLDVLKRNKQAIGWTLADIPGISPSICMHRIHLDEGAKPVRQPQRRLNPTILDVVKKEVSKLLSVGIIYPISDSQWVSPMQVVPKKTGITVVPNEKNELVPMRVQNSWRVCIDYRRLNLATKKDHFSLPFIDQMLERLAGKSHYCFLDGFSGYFQICIAPEDQEKTTFTCAFGTFAYRRMPFGLCKAPGTFQRCMVSIFSDLLEHYMEVFMDDFSVYGTSFDDCLVSLGKVLERCVEKNLVLNYEKCHFMVEQGIVLGHVISKQGIAVDSAKVDVIASLPYPASVREVCSFLGHAGFYRRFIQDFSKIAIPLSHLFQKDVDFKFDEQCKRAFEELKR